In Scyliorhinus torazame isolate Kashiwa2021f chromosome 18, sScyTor2.1, whole genome shotgun sequence, the following are encoded in one genomic region:
- the LOC140394784 gene encoding protein S100-A1-like, producing MSFELSQVNCALQTLLKVFKDAASSDNDKTTLNRKELYDLIQNQLPSIVQDDFDERFEGFYSCLEGGSNSKVNFKEFMCLLATIVVCREEQS from the exons ATGTCCTTCGAACTATCGCAAGTGAATTGTGCTCTACAGACTCTCCTCAAAGTGTTTAAGGATGCAGCTTCGAGTGACAATGACAAGACAACTTTGAACCGCAAAGAGCTCTATGACTTGATCCAAAACCAGCTTCCGTCTATCGTGCAG GATGACTTTGATGAGCGCTTTGAAGGTTTCTACTCGTGCCTGGAAGGTGGCTCTAACAGCAAAGTCAATTTTAAAGAGTTCATGTGTCTCTTGGCAACAATCGTGGTTTGCCGCGAGGAACAATCCTAG